Proteins from a genomic interval of candidate division KSB1 bacterium:
- a CDS encoding DUF4292 domain-containing protein, which yields MARNLHNLHSFEGKARVIIELPGKSYNGFSNIFMKLPDSVYVKTEAILGIDIGGLFLDQRFFAAYAPRDNILYYGEAESLDLRDFLKIEIDTDELFEVFTGLNQIVVNDTSKLIFAGGKFVVTTQLEQQSLIYEVDPEKYIVTKSQLIDAEGKTILLKEYRRLRKTKGLVLPQIIKLTRPQARERITVYYTNQKINKKIAAEKFKIKPAKNAKKVYWGDTKRPAIDRNLQKINHN from the coding sequence GTGGCTCGAAATCTCCACAACTTGCACAGTTTTGAAGGAAAAGCCCGTGTTATTATAGAACTTCCCGGAAAAAGCTACAATGGCTTTTCTAACATTTTCATGAAATTACCTGACTCTGTTTATGTAAAAACGGAAGCAATCCTTGGAATCGATATCGGGGGATTGTTCCTGGATCAGCGCTTTTTTGCCGCCTATGCCCCTCGAGATAATATTCTTTATTATGGTGAGGCAGAATCTTTAGACCTTCGGGATTTTTTGAAAATTGAAATTGATACAGACGAACTGTTTGAAGTTTTCACCGGCTTGAATCAAATTGTGGTCAACGATACATCGAAACTCATTTTCGCGGGAGGAAAATTTGTCGTTACAACCCAATTAGAGCAGCAATCTTTAATATATGAGGTTGATCCTGAAAAATACATTGTAACAAAAAGCCAGCTGATTGACGCCGAAGGAAAAACCATTCTGCTAAAAGAGTACAGGCGGCTTCGAAAAACCAAAGGGCTGGTGCTGCCGCAAATTATTAAACTAACCCGCCCTCAGGCACGAGAACGAATTACAGTCTATTACACCAACCAGAAAATAAACAAGAAAATTGCCGCAGAAAAATTTAAAATAAAACCGGCAAAAAATGCAAAGAAGGTTTATTGGGGCGATACAAAGCGGCCGGCAATTGATAGGAATTTGCAAAAGATCAACCATAATTAA
- a CDS encoding glycosyltransferase family 2 protein: protein MAKSTVKISIVVPLFNEEESLVELHERLSKAVCSLEKPIEFLFIDDGSTDNSMQVLSELHNKDPQVRVVQFRRNYGKSAALALGFKEARGEFIVTLDADLQDEPYEIPNLVKKLEEGFDLVSGWKKIRKDPFIKKSTSKLFNFVTRKMTGLGIHDMNCGLKAYRREVTETVNVYGQLHRFLPVLAQWQGFKVGEVVVKHNPRKYGRTKFGASRFIAGFFDLVTVLFITRYTKRPLHLFGLIGLVSFAVGVGISAYLAVERLLLGKYLSDRPLL from the coding sequence ATGGCAAAGAGCACTGTAAAAATTTCTATCGTTGTGCCGCTTTTCAATGAAGAAGAGTCGCTGGTTGAACTTCACGAACGACTTTCAAAAGCAGTTTGTTCACTTGAGAAGCCAATTGAGTTTCTGTTCATCGATGACGGTTCAACAGACAACTCGATGCAGGTTTTGAGTGAGCTGCATAATAAAGATCCACAAGTACGGGTTGTCCAGTTCCGCAGAAATTATGGCAAGTCGGCGGCGCTGGCGCTTGGTTTCAAAGAGGCCCGCGGGGAATTTATAGTTACACTGGACGCCGATTTACAGGATGAGCCTTATGAAATCCCCAATTTAGTTAAAAAACTGGAGGAGGGATTTGACCTGGTTTCAGGATGGAAAAAAATCCGTAAAGATCCATTTATCAAAAAAAGTACCTCGAAGTTATTTAATTTTGTGACCCGGAAAATGACCGGTCTGGGAATCCATGATATGAACTGCGGTCTAAAAGCCTATCGCCGCGAAGTTACCGAAACTGTAAATGTATATGGACAATTGCACCGTTTTCTGCCTGTTTTGGCTCAGTGGCAGGGATTTAAGGTGGGCGAGGTTGTGGTAAAACACAACCCGAGAAAATACGGTAGAACAAAGTTTGGCGCGTCACGCTTTATTGCCGGTTTTTTTGATTTGGTGACCGTTTTATTTATTACCCGCTATACCAAAAGACCCTTACATCTGTTTGGACTTATCGGTCTTGTTTCGTTTGCTGTTGGAGTTGGCATTAGCGCATATCTGGCGGTAGAGCGTCTGCTTTTAGGGAAGTATTTGTCCGATCGTCCCCTTCTCTT
- a CDS encoding tetratricopeptide repeat protein gives MTFSVITPALLFSQDVAGNGKNTDHDPRAAGLVIQGAIFDLNGEYSKALIAYNEAFIYAPDSPSICNSIAKDYVYLGKLETSLQMLQRSLKIDPNYLETHQLLAKIYQGQSNVELATEEYLEILRLDPQNVDAHFNLASLYLSQNKTKQATELYDNLLNLGLASRESHFQLGNLYFQQKEYEQAQKVFEQYITTYPEDEGGYLAIGAVFSAKKDTAATIEWYEKIYEENQHFTGIRDEFAQTLIAIEDWDRAIKLYEDLSGDDSTDVTVRIRIGDLYYTKGDTSRALSIYKNLTETHPNEWRGFFKLGQVFFSDGKFSESIPYFEKTIELNDRLPDAWFRLGFVYQQKGELEKAEESYRKAQSLAPDFPHTNRVLGNLLFQRKNYDEAVQFLLKSLRNDPDNVVTLGVLSAAYDDLGERKKSNEFFEKAVEIVPDNPRILNDYTFLGNLLFQEQKFSQAVKFLLVALENDPENAVIMGVLGAAYDELDEREKSAGYYEKALKIQPDNAVLLNNYGYSLSVRGERLDDALEMVNKALEADPENGAFLDTIGWVYYKLGDYDKALEYIKKSVAIRGGSAEVLEHLGDVYEKLGQMDLAIENWQKAMELDPDRESLTTKLQNN, from the coding sequence TTGACTTTTTCTGTAATAACTCCGGCACTTTTATTTTCCCAGGATGTAGCGGGAAACGGCAAAAATACGGATCACGACCCCAGGGCTGCCGGGCTTGTCATTCAAGGAGCCATTTTTGATTTAAATGGCGAATATAGTAAGGCGCTTATTGCTTACAATGAAGCTTTTATTTACGCTCCCGACTCACCTTCCATTTGCAACTCCATAGCCAAAGACTATGTTTACCTCGGTAAATTGGAAACTTCCCTTCAAATGCTGCAGCGAAGTTTAAAAATTGATCCGAATTACTTAGAGACGCACCAACTGCTGGCAAAAATCTATCAGGGACAGAGCAATGTCGAGCTTGCCACGGAAGAGTATCTGGAAATTCTTAGACTGGATCCACAAAATGTTGATGCTCACTTCAATTTAGCAAGTCTTTACTTAAGCCAAAACAAAACCAAGCAAGCAACCGAACTGTATGATAATTTGCTGAATCTGGGGCTGGCCTCTCGGGAGAGCCATTTTCAGTTAGGTAACTTATATTTTCAACAAAAGGAGTATGAGCAGGCGCAGAAAGTTTTTGAACAATATATTACCACTTACCCGGAGGACGAAGGAGGGTATTTGGCAATTGGCGCTGTTTTTAGTGCAAAAAAAGATACAGCCGCCACAATTGAGTGGTACGAAAAAATATATGAAGAAAATCAGCATTTCACCGGGATAAGAGACGAATTTGCTCAAACTCTTATTGCAATAGAAGATTGGGATCGGGCAATAAAGTTGTATGAAGATTTATCGGGTGACGATTCCACGGATGTGACCGTTAGAATTCGAATAGGAGATTTGTATTATACAAAAGGAGATACTTCCAGGGCGTTGTCAATTTATAAAAATTTGACCGAAACGCATCCAAATGAATGGCGGGGCTTTTTTAAATTAGGACAAGTCTTTTTTAGTGACGGAAAATTTTCCGAGAGCATCCCTTATTTTGAGAAAACCATCGAATTAAATGACCGGCTTCCGGATGCCTGGTTTCGCCTTGGTTTTGTATATCAGCAGAAGGGTGAATTAGAAAAAGCCGAAGAGAGTTATCGAAAAGCGCAATCCCTTGCCCCTGACTTTCCCCACACAAATCGAGTGCTCGGCAATTTGCTTTTTCAAAGAAAGAACTACGATGAAGCTGTGCAATTTTTGCTCAAATCGCTGCGAAACGACCCGGATAACGTGGTAACTCTTGGGGTGTTAAGTGCAGCTTATGATGATCTTGGCGAAAGAAAAAAAAGTAATGAATTTTTTGAAAAGGCTGTTGAAATCGTCCCGGATAACCCTCGTATTTTAAATGATTATACTTTTTTGGGTAATTTGCTTTTTCAAGAACAGAAGTTTAGTCAAGCTGTTAAATTTCTACTTGTAGCCTTAGAGAATGATCCTGAGAATGCAGTAATTATGGGAGTTTTAGGGGCCGCTTATGACGAGCTGGATGAAAGAGAAAAAAGTGCCGGGTATTATGAAAAAGCATTGAAAATTCAACCGGATAACGCGGTCCTCTTAAACAATTATGGCTACAGTCTGAGCGTTCGTGGCGAACGTCTTGACGACGCTCTTGAGATGGTCAACAAAGCCTTGGAAGCTGACCCTGAGAACGGCGCGTTTTTGGATACCATTGGCTGGGTTTATTACAAGTTGGGTGATTACGACAAAGCGCTTGAGTATATTAAGAAATCCGTGGCCATTCGAGGCGGTTCTGCGGAAGTTTTGGAACATCTTGGCGACGTTTATGAGAAACTGGGACAGATGGATTTGGCGATAGAAAATTGGCAGAAGGCAATGGAGTTGGATCCAGATCGGGAAAGCTTGACGACAAAATTGCAGAATAACTAG